The genomic segment AAGGGCAGCGCGCGGCGCTGGAGAAAGCGTTGATGCAGCCCGTTTCCGACGGGATGCTGCGGCTCGCCACCGACATCCGGCTGCCGGACTACTATAAAGAGACGGATTTCCACCACCACCCTGGCGGACTAAGAGAGAATCCATTGGCTGGAATCGTCTACCGCGCAAGTGCGGGTGCATCAGGCGGCGTCGTCGGACGTGCGGGGTTGCACCGGCTCTTTGCCAGCGAAGTCACAGCAGATCGGACTTTTGCGCGCGTCCTGGACATTGGCTGCGGTTTCGGTCGCAGCACGCTGGCCTTTATAAGGACGGGTGCCGAGACAGAGGTTGTGGGGATCGATCTCTCTGGCCCTTGCCTGCGTCTCGCGGCGCTTCTCGCCATGGATCTGCCCGAGGGCGGTCGCTCATCCTATATTCAGGCGGATGGTGCAGACGTGCCGCAGCCTGATGAAAGTTTTGATCTGGTAACCTCGACGATGCTGCTGCACGAATTGCCGGCCGACGCGACCCGGGCTATGACGGCGGAGGCCTTTCGGCTACTGGCTCCGGGCGGAGAGGTCGCTCACCTGGATTTCCTCCCGCCTGAGGACAACTTTCTTCGTGCGCTTTACTTTGGGCATTCTCGCCGCAATGCAGAGCCCCACATGCGCGATCTGGCCGCGATGGACCTGCGCGGTGATTTTGAAGCAGCCGGGTTTACAGATTTCACGGTCACACCCTTTGACGAAAATGGCACGGCAGGCAGTGACGGTTGGCGTCTGCCATGGGTCATCATTCGCGCGAGGAAACCGGAATGAGCACCTTGGCAACTCCTATCCGGCGCGGCTTTGTCGATGTGCCTGGCGGTCAGGCGCATTACCGCTATGCCCTACCCGAAGGCGCCGGCCTGGATGACATTCCACTTATCGTGCTGCATCCGTCCCCAGGTTCGGGTCGGATGATGGCGAAGTTTGTTCGGGCGATGGCGAAAGCCGTTCCGGTCTATGCGCTCGATACGCGCGGTAACGGTGATTCGGACCCCTTGCCCGGGACGCCGACTATAGCGGATTTCGCAACAGCAACTTGGGAGGCAATTGATGCCCTTGGGTTTGATCGTATTCGCCTGCTGGGAACCCACACCGGCGCTAGCATCGCTACCGAGGCTGCCAACCAGCGGCCTGAACGGGTGTCAGAACTGATCATCGACAATATGGGGCTATGGTCGGACAAGAAGAAGAAGACGCATTTCGAGCGCAACTCGCCAAAAGTGTCGCCCGACATGATGGGCAGTCAATTAAACTGGGCCTGGCATTATTGCCGTGACCAGTATCTTTTTTCGCCCTGG from the Limibacillus halophilus genome contains:
- a CDS encoding class I SAM-dependent methyltransferase, which codes for MAIARPLEPKLDTATASYQNFIGAFRKLWSGPIYRELRNQAEALPDQSSDNYASFEAHLARLPLHQLFGWLEYNLQQMKYLGAYGIIPMVEGQRAALEKALMQPVSDGMLRLATDIRLPDYYKETDFHHHPGGLRENPLAGIVYRASAGASGGVVGRAGLHRLFASEVTADRTFARVLDIGCGFGRSTLAFIRTGAETEVVGIDLSGPCLRLAALLAMDLPEGGRSSYIQADGADVPQPDESFDLVTSTMLLHELPADATRAMTAEAFRLLAPGGEVAHLDFLPPEDNFLRALYFGHSRRNAEPHMRDLAAMDLRGDFEAAGFTDFTVTPFDENGTAGSDGWRLPWVIIRARKPE
- a CDS encoding alpha/beta hydrolase, which produces MSTLATPIRRGFVDVPGGQAHYRYALPEGAGLDDIPLIVLHPSPGSGRMMAKFVRAMAKAVPVYALDTRGNGDSDPLPGTPTIADFATATWEAIDALGFDRIRLLGTHTGASIATEAANQRPERVSELIIDNMGLWSDKKKKTHFERNSPKVSPDMMGSQLNWAWHYCRDQYLFSPWYEPTVANRRNVDLPEPQVLHELVVEVLKALGTYHMSYSAAANFDKRDALARVSVRTLVSSNERDPLMVHLDEVHACVSGSVRKVVGDLETEDGAAVSAEIYASFLKR